The Candidatus Firestonebacteria bacterium RIFOXYD2_FULL_39_29 DNA segment CGGTTTTTTTATCCCCATGAATTTTTTCAACCAGCAAGCGGTCAGGAATATTTTATTATAAACTTTTTCTTTCGTTATAAGACCCGGAACACTTGAGAGGGATGTATGAATAGTTACCAGGACTACCCTGAGATTTCCTCCGGTAAGCATCATCGCATATTCTTTTGTGCCGGTAAGCGCTGCAAGCATCTCGGTATGTCCCGGGAATTTTATCCCTGCAGCGTGAAAAGATCCTTTTGTGATGGGAGCCGTGACAATAGCTTCGACTTGCTTTTGCTTTGCTAAAAGAACAGCAAGTTCAATATAATCATAAGAAACCCGCCCGCAAAGCGCGCTTATCTTTCCTTTTGTTATTTTTTTATTGCCAATATTTCCCATATCAACATAAAAGACATCAGGTACTTTGATTTTACACCTTTTTGCTTCTTTTCTAAGAAATTCATAGTCACAAATGACTATAGGATCGGCAAATTTTACTATTTCCTTTAAAGATTTAAGAACCACTTCCGGACCAATTCCCGCAGGATCACCCATGGTAAGCGCCAGCTTAGGTTTACCGTAGTTTTTCATATCGGCTTAAACTCTCCCTTTACACATAAATTCTACTACAAGCATAGTTTAACACAATCACTAAGATCCAAATTCTAAGCAGTCAACTACCACGGGCTTACGCCCGTGGCATTACTTGATTACAAGCTTCGCTTGTCCACTGTCAAAAACCCGACAGTGGAAGTTCTTCAT contains these protein-coding regions:
- a CDS encoding 4-hydroxythreonine-4-phosphate dehydrogenase PdxA, coding for MKNYGKPKLALTMGDPAGIGPEVVLKSLKEIVKFADPIVICDYEFLRKEAKRCKIKVPDVFYVDMGNIGNKKITKGKISALCGRVSYDYIELAVLLAKQKQVEAIVTAPITKGSFHAAGIKFPGHTEMLAALTGTKEYAMMLTGGNLRVVLVTIHTSLSSVPGLITKEKVYNKIFLTACWLKKFMGIKKPVIAVSALNPHAGEGGMFGKEELKEIIPAIIKAKKMDNVDVIGPVVPDTLFYKAKKGMYDAVICMYHDQGLIPLKMTAFDTGVNVTMGLPIIRTSPDHGTAYDIAGKNLANPESFIEAARLAVFMAKKPLSRRK